The region ACCGTCGAGTACCAATCCTTCGAATGATACGTCGTAAGAATTTCTCAAGCCTTCCGGAACCTGGAAGCGATAGATATCGTACTGACCTTGCCCGCCCATACGATTGGAGGAGATATACGCCCAAACTCCTTCCTGATCGAAGGAAATTCCTTCTGTGTCTATTCCTTCCGCTGGATCCAGATTGAAAGGATGAGGAAGTTTTTCTAAGCTTCCCGTTTCCGGAACAGGGTGATCCAATTTGTTTTTGCTGGAAGTGAGTTTGTCTTCGGGATCTTCCGTATCCGCTTCGGCGGGAAGATTTAAGAAAACTCTGAATATGGAGAACTTCTTTCTTTCATTTTCCCGGTTCGTAGAGAAGTAAAGTTGCTCTCCGTCGGGATGGATATAGGGAAGAATTTCACTGGCCTTGGAATTCACTTCGGCACCTAGGTTGATCGGATTCGACCAGGCTCCCGTGGAAAGATTACGATAACTCACCCAAAGATCGTATTCTCCGAAACCACCCGGGCGGTCCGAAGCGAATACTAGATATTTTCCGTCCGGAGAAATTGCCGGCATCTTCTCGTTGAAATTGGAATTGATTTCGGGGACCGGAACCGGATCTTTCCAGAGCTTAGTTTTTTCGTCCCGACTCGTATAATATATATTTAAAGCGTCCAGTCCGGCTCGGTTGGATTTCTCGTTTTTAACGGAAGTGAAAAATATCTCTTTCGGGCTTCCGACTTCGTCGAATCGAATCGAGACTCCGCCGTCGAATTTATCGGTATTGAACAGTTCGGCCTTCTTTTCTCCGGCAGGAAGTTCCTTCTTATTCTTTTCCCAAATACCTTGGTTGAGATTTACCGGCTTTCTCCAATCCGCTTCTCCATCCCTCTTCTTGTAATTCGCGTTTTCCGAGAGCCAGAGATCCATTTCTCCTTCTCCTCCCGGTCGATTGGATTGGAATACTATATACTTTCCGTCGGGACTAATGACTGGATTGTACTCGTCGTTCTGAGTATTCAGAGGAGATCCGAAGTTCCTTTCTAAGAGCGGAGGAATAGGCTGCGAAGAAATCTTTGCAGGGGAAAGGTAAGAAAGCAGGAGCGCGGAAAGAAGGAGAATGATACCTTTGGAATTCATATGATAGCGTTTGAGTCTGCGGGAAAAAAGCATGAGCGCTCCTTGTCTCGGAGAAAATCCT is a window of Leptospira wolffii serovar Khorat str. Khorat-H2 DNA encoding:
- a CDS encoding OmpA family protein — translated: MNSKGIILLLSALLLSYLSPAKISSQPIPPLLERNFGSPLNTQNDEYNPVISPDGKYIVFQSNRPGGEGEMDLWLSENANYKKRDGEADWRKPVNLNQGIWEKNKKELPAGEKKAELFNTDKFDGGVSIRFDEVGSPKEIFFTSVKNEKSNRAGLDALNIYYTSRDEKTKLWKDPVPVPEINSNFNEKMPAISPDGKYLVFASDRPGGFGEYDLWVSYRNLSTGAWSNPINLGAEVNSKASEILPYIHPDGEQLYFSTNRENERKKFSIFRVFLNLPAEADTEDPEDKLTSSKNKLDHPVPETGSLEKLPHPFNLDPAEGIDTEGISFDQEGVWAYISSNRMGGQGQYDIYRFQVPEGLRNSYDVSFEGLVLDGSESTMIGLDATIKIFDGVSPPRTITSRRIGGDLSKGNPSNFKTVLKTGRVYRVEISSPGFYPTEDKLDLRGNVERNKKIYKTYVLLPIKDEEKGKITSGIDTQGKGLNVVVIDALTKAPIDGASVTMFTPKNRQGEILKFDSSSKNFHISIVPDTDFELFAKAEKYISESVNIIRKDMKPGSTISISLRKESDVPVVLGTKLYFEFNKTDVTESHRQQLDRIVEYLKKNPSDKIEIGGHTDNIASKEYNTRLSGNRARKVYEYIQSKGIQSARLKVRAYWYSRPEEDNATEEGRAKNRRVDFRKL